Proteins encoded together in one Gracilinanus agilis isolate LMUSP501 unplaced genomic scaffold, AgileGrace unplaced_scaffold26816, whole genome shotgun sequence window:
- the LOC123254618 gene encoding protein unc-45 homolog B-like gives MLTAAHKKLCHKMTQVTPQWLEILQRLCLHDRLSVQHRGIVIAYNLLAADQQLGKKLVESELLEILTFVGKQEPDEKRKQVVEAARDCLIKCMDYGFIKPFS, from the exons ATGCTGACTGCTGCCCACAAGAAGCTCTGCCACAAGATGACCCAAGTG ACGCCCCAGTGGCTGGAGATCCTTCAGCGGCTCTGCCTCCATGATCGTCTATCAGTCCAGCACAGAGGCATCGTCATCGCCTACAATCTGCTGGCCGCTGACCAGCAGCTGGGCAAGAAGCTGGTGGAGAGTGAACTACTGGAGATCCTGACCTTCGTGGGCAAGCAAGAGCCTGATGAGAAGAGGAAACAGGTGGTGGAGGCTGCCAGGGACTGCCTCATCAAGTGTATGGACTATGGCTTCATTAAACCCTTCTCTTAA